From the Opitutia bacterium genome, one window contains:
- the pdxA gene encoding 4-hydroxythreonine-4-phosphate dehydrogenase PdxA, which translates to MKKDLSKPLAFTCGDPAGVGPEIIATWLAAHPAETGDVAVIGPARWLEMLPACGAKIAVGLEDFVATPGQPDGDGALVAWAAMERAAAGTKSGEFAGVVTGPISKERLAAVGYEFPGQTEFFAARWGGEPVMCFCGGKLRVALATWHVPLCEVPQLLGPQLLHRTIAAADRLARADGIAAPRIGVCGLNPHAGENGLLGEEERDLLNPTLEKLRGEFPGLSLCQPADTLFARALRGEFDVIVALYHDQGLAPLKVIDFDESVNVTLGLPFVRTSPDHGTAFGIAGQGKASAQSFTNAVSVARRLIARKP; encoded by the coding sequence GTGAAAAAAGATCTCTCAAAACCTCTCGCGTTCACCTGCGGCGACCCGGCGGGCGTCGGCCCGGAAATCATCGCGACCTGGCTCGCCGCGCATCCGGCCGAAACGGGCGATGTCGCCGTGATCGGTCCGGCGCGCTGGCTCGAAATGCTGCCCGCGTGCGGCGCGAAGATCGCGGTTGGGCTCGAGGATTTTGTCGCCACACCCGGCCAGCCCGACGGCGATGGCGCGCTCGTCGCCTGGGCGGCGATGGAGCGCGCGGCGGCGGGAACGAAGTCCGGCGAATTCGCCGGCGTGGTCACCGGCCCGATCAGCAAGGAACGCCTCGCCGCCGTTGGCTACGAGTTTCCGGGGCAGACGGAATTCTTCGCCGCGCGCTGGGGCGGCGAGCCGGTGATGTGTTTCTGCGGCGGCAAGCTCCGCGTGGCGCTCGCCACGTGGCACGTGCCGCTGTGTGAGGTGCCGCAACTACTAGGCCCCCAGCTCTTGCATCGCACCATCGCTGCCGCCGACCGTCTCGCGCGCGCCGACGGCATCGCCGCGCCGCGCATCGGCGTCTGCGGCCTGAATCCGCACGCCGGCGAGAACGGCTTGCTCGGCGAGGAGGAGCGCGACCTGCTCAACCCGACGCTGGAAAAATTGCGCGGCGAATTTCCCGGCCTGTCACTCTGCCAGCCCGCCGATACCCTCTTCGCCCGCGCGCTGCGCGGCGAGTTCGATGTCATCGTGGCGCTCTACCACGACCAAGGCCTCGCCCCGCTCAAGGTGATCGACTTCGACGAATCCGTGAACGTCACGCTCGGCCTCCCCTTCGTGCGCACGAGCCCCGACCACGGCACCGCCTTCGGCATCGCAGGGCAGGGGAAAGCCAGCGCGCAGAGTTTCACGAATGCTGTGAGCGTGGCGCGGCGGTTGATTGCGCGGAAGCCGTAA
- the lpxA gene encoding acyl-ACP--UDP-N-acetylglucosamine O-acyltransferase — MTATIHPTAIVEPGAQLGVNCTVHAHAIVTKHAALGDGVVVHPFAVVGGDPQYLKFDPATASGVVVGAGTVIREHCTLNRSIYAGKNTVVGARCFLMANAHVGHDCEVADDVVLANNVMLAGHVSVGSFTFVGGGAGIHQFVRIGEGVMVGGLTRLTKDVAPFLMVAERDEVPGFNLVGLKRRGFPRTAILEIKACYAHVFSGGDPRPLAAAKLVAGVQSAEARRFLEFFAGGKRGFARPGQSESEPDAV, encoded by the coding sequence ATGACCGCCACCATTCATCCCACCGCGATCGTCGAACCCGGCGCGCAGCTCGGCGTCAACTGCACCGTCCACGCGCACGCCATCGTCACGAAGCACGCCGCGCTCGGCGACGGCGTGGTCGTGCACCCGTTCGCCGTCGTCGGCGGCGATCCGCAATACCTCAAGTTCGACCCCGCGACCGCGAGCGGCGTCGTGGTCGGCGCGGGCACGGTCATCCGCGAGCACTGCACGCTCAACCGCTCGATCTATGCCGGCAAAAACACCGTCGTCGGCGCGCGCTGCTTCCTGATGGCCAACGCGCACGTCGGCCACGATTGCGAGGTCGCGGACGACGTCGTGCTCGCGAACAACGTCATGCTCGCCGGCCACGTCAGCGTCGGCAGCTTCACGTTCGTCGGCGGCGGCGCGGGCATTCACCAATTCGTCCGCATCGGCGAAGGCGTGATGGTCGGCGGACTCACGCGCCTGACGAAGGACGTCGCACCGTTTCTCATGGTCGCCGAGCGCGACGAGGTGCCGGGCTTCAATCTCGTCGGCCTGAAACGCCGCGGTTTCCCGCGCACCGCGATCCTGGAAATCAAGGCATGTTACGCGCACGTGTTCAGCGGCGGCGATCCGCGCCCGCTCGCGGCGGCAAAACTCGTCGCCGGCGTGCAGAGCGCCGAGGCGCGGCGTTTCCTGGAGTTCTTTGCCGGCGGCAAACGCGGCTTCGCGCGGCCGGGCCAATCGGAGTCGGAGCCGGATGCAGTTTAA